ATACCTTTAGAGATGCCTGGGGTAATTTAGAGTttaagaccaaaaaaaaaaagtctaccTAGCTAGCTAGCTAGATAGTGTAATGAGTATAAATCAAGTTGATCCAAGATGCAAATCACAATTATGGAGAAACTTATACTTTAACAAAAGTATAATTCAAAACGACTAAGGACAAATAGAATTTATTATGAAAGTCGAATGAAGACACGATGCTAACTAatgttcaaagttcaagttgaTGGCTAAAGCAAGAAGGAAATTGGAAAATATATGGAATCATGGAGGGTTCACTTTTCTTTCGTAGTATAATGGTATTTGATACTGccactaattaatattttatttattttaatttatctattttttaaaaaaaatgataaagttTTACATTTCCAAATTATGATGGACTTTACACTTTCTcattttattctcatttttaaaatttgctaATTTTTTACTTTGAAGTTGGAATTAAGGgtcaaaatagagaaaaagaagaagaatatgttAATTAAGGAATGTCAagtatgaaattcaaaaattttataaCCACATAAATTCTATGATATATTTAagaattatatatagatataaaaaTCTTATCGTTTTTTCTTAAATCTCTatgttgatttatatttttgaagcaTTTCCTTCTTTATAACAAATGTTTTCTATAAAGATGTTGTTGGAACTGAATCATTTAGATTATTCCTCTTTGCATGGATTAACCttagtatataaataaaaatctttatattctaagcaaataaaaaagaagagggCATAATTCACtcaattaatattaattttttatatataggttTAGTTTTAAATGGGAACACGATCAAAATCTTGACTCGTTCGTTGTTTTGAAGCTTATGATTTCATGTTCTATTATACTTTCAAATAGAGGTTTTCCACCCTTTCCTCGGGACATTAATTCACATATCGAtcatccaaaaatatttagCATCGCAAAACGATCACTAATTCacataaaataacatgtttttaAAGTGCAATAATTTGGGATAATTGTGCTTCGCCTAGCaatcttttttgaattttaagttgtttataCAATTACAAGTAATTCTATAACAATTTAAATGATAGTCATTAAGTATTAATTTTTCTACACTATTATTGTAAATAACTTAAATCTGACTTTTATTATTGTAGCCCCCTCAATCCTCATGCTCTTATAGTTttattaatgaattaattaattaatgaaaagttgaaaattGTTGGCGCAAAGTGTCCATGATAAATATTGGAGCATGTCAATATTGCATTTGTTATTAGTGTGgtcgactattttttttttatattagtagGAGCCATCCCCTATATATATTAGCAATTAATAAAACTATATAGAAAGAAATGTCATTAAATTTACGGCACAATTCAAATAAATGTAAAGAATTTTCAACGAAAACAATCGAAAACAATTTCAATGGATTTCATCAAAAATTagcaattttttaaatagtgaACAGAACTTGATAAGGATGTGAGCATCATCACATCACTAAGTGTTGGATATATGATATATACGAGTTCATTAGAATTCAGTATTGTATATGTATCTagaaatttactaaatatttaactatgaatttaatttttattgtatattaaCTTGAGGTTATTGTAGAAATCAATAAACATCAAATTCTAGATCAACCTTTAATCGCATTAGATTAATCTCTTATATTTCGaatcttttcaaattttttgatgcctttttaaaatcaaattccaaatataatttttttttattctttttaaaagtgCATAAAGTTGATCATCTTGCACATTTTTCAGTAACTATATGTGTTTACATTTTAAACTcctattttatttgtattttacttCTTGCCCATGTTCATTAGTTCTAAGGCCTAGACTAGAGTAATTTGGGTCAGACTATGTATAGTGtgggatttaattaatttattgaaCTATAAATATTCCACACTGGAAGTGGGATAAAGTACATTATTTTTTAGTACTTAAATTAATTTCCAAAATCTTTAGACTTCAATAGCCTAGGCCTATGCAGatatctcttatatatatatattataattaataattatgaaGGTACACAAATGATAGTGGgctaaattttttaaagttcattaatataaaaaaaaaatagtaaatagcTCATTAAATTATCAGCCATTTTTTGGTTTTACGTAAATTATGCTCACGCATCTTCAATTCAGTTCTTTGAGAAAATCATAGTAGGttatttaaacatttgtaatttattatgttatgaaaaaaaaaaagatattcatatttgcgaaagaaaaaaaatgtaataaaaaatgtcttcaattatatttaaatatatcaagttgtttttgcacatatttttagaatttttaattatatcgGTCAtgattttttagttaaaaattgTAAGATTTAGaagttctgtttttttttaaaaaaaaaaaactgtttttatgcaaattaaaacacaaaaaataaaaaggggaAATACTCCCTACGCAccatattttttggtgtttttacTTTGGACAAACGTATTAAGAAGCTACTCACACCTAAAAAGTAAGAAGTGTTTTTCACTAAATTACTagcttaattaaataatatctccTATTTAATTAATGTGATTTGTTGATTATATAAAAATCCAGTTATCTAAAGAAAGataaatttggaaaaaattaattaatacctttttaattattttaaaaccatttaatTTGAACTAAATATAAAGCTTAAAACACCTTATAGTGGGTATAAATTATAAATCCCCatgttgtttcaatttataattcCAGTGGTCATCTTATTCCATTTTAAGTTGAAGATAGAAAGTAAAAAAttgtttaacaaaaaaaataaaaaattacgtgAGAACTTgcataaaagaaaataagataaaGTATAGTTAAGGCCTAATTAGGGAAAACCATGGAACAAGTTCTATACTACTGTTCCATTTTAACGATCGTTTTagtttttttcatatttattaaaaaaaactaaaatataaatattgtttattaaattctttttatttaaaaataaattaatttttttttctcaagtaTTATGTGTACACTTTAATATTAATGGTATAACTGAATACCATTGTCAACATTAGTCttgaatttttaaagtaataattagttccttcattttattcttttggCATATGATAATTTGATAcctttcttaagaaaatatatattaaggagttattttattaaattatttttattaattatattttagaaatttaaatttgataattAATATCTTATGtagttaattaatgataaagatAATATCAGNcccccccccccccccctcttaatttgttaaaatgaacaattaaaaaaagaaaatttattttttatttaagggtGATGTCTACTTGTGCTGCCAATAATGCCAACAAACCTAATGTCAAGcgaaatgaaatgaaaagtatattaggatattttattttattttagctaAAGTGACTGTTAATTTGAAACGAGAAAATACTAACCATGTTGACTTTCACTTatccaatattttaaaaattgaaattttacttttacttgttaattttaacatatcaaaaaaatataattatttttttcttattttatcgtcaatattaaatacttattcttcaaattattttccatacttGAAACTATACATcatcaaataatatgaatattatattaaaatatttatatcaatttattttttaaaaaaacacgaaaagtattaaaatagacaagtaaGAATTAACTAAATATGGTGATGAAGTAGAAGGATTAGTCAAAATCAAAGTGAAGCTTTAATTACTTTAATTGAACTATGGAattaaaaagttgaaaattaaagtttttcTCCTTATTGCGGCTTTGTGGGATACatagtattattattactacGACTATAgacttttttttacttctaaattcttctTTCCCTCACATGCCACTTTTATTTTCtaacacaattttttcaaacttctcccccactttttatttttatttattttttaaaaaatctttataaaGTCCCATCAACTTCTATGTCCTATGTACTAATCCAATATTCATTTCTCTTCTTATATCAtattaatatttctctctctttttctctatttgtacccttttttttttgtatcaatcaattagtttcttcattttgagtaagcaaaaaaaaaaaagtttagatGGAATATCATGGTCAGAAAATTGAAGTTGATTCAGGACGAGGAGATTGTAATGAAAATAATCAAGAAATTAAGGAGGAAGATGTTGTTATGGATCTTCGAAGGGGTCCATGGACCGTTGAAGAAGACTTTACACTTATCAATTTTATTGCTCATCATGGTGAAGGTCGTTGGAATTCCCTTGCCCGTTGTGCtggtaattatttttattctttttgttattataaAAACCTTTTATATTTGGTTATTCATGAGAAGTCGAACGTCTCTCCAATGACCTAAGGTCATTCAACTAATCTACGTCCATACTTGTGTAAGGCATGTTAAGGAATAAGTGTTTATtactatcaattttttattcttaaaaagtTCGAACCCCAAATTTCTGGTTAATAAATCATGTTCATCGAGTTACTTGAATCAGTAATCTTTTTTTCGAGAAAccatctttttctttattccAACATGtatttctttatcttttcttttgtaTAAAAAGACAATATCTTCACGTAGATAAATATTTGAatggatatgttgttgtatatatttttttctttactaggTAAATTTTTAAATGCTGAGCACCTGTCTAATCTGAtaaagagaaaggaaaaaagtGTTTCTTTTTGGGTGGGGAAGTAGTAGTCTTAAAAAGTAGTATTTGTATGTTTGAAACACAAAATGTTTTATGCATCATATATACTGTCTTTTATTAAtactttatttttgaaatatgcTTTTAAAGTTTAATTTGGCAAAATCAGTCATGAGaagtttattataattaataaattgttgtgaatcaattaattaaacaGGTTTGAAGAGAACAGGGAAAAGTTGTAGGTTAAGATGGCTTAATTATCTTCGACCAGATGTTCGACGTGGCAATATTACTCTTGAAGAacaactcttgattcttgaattgcATTCTCGTTGGGGCAATCGGTATGTTCACAATCTCAATAATAGTACCacattaaaataactaaactatGTGCTATTTGCTACTTGTAGTAACTAACTACTATAGTGTTTAATAtgattttcatttcttttgtgTAGTTGGTCTAAAATCGCTCAACATCTCCCCGGAAGAACAGACAAtgagataaaaaattattggcGAACTCGAGTACAAAAGCATGCAAAACAACTCAAATGTGACGTGAACAGCAAGCAATTCAAAGATACCATGAAGTATCTTTGGATGCCAAGGTTAGCCGAAAGAATACAAGCCGCCGCTGCGGCTACTTCCAACCCAACGGCGGCTTCTTCCTCCGGCCCCACCACCACCACATATatccaaaatcaagaaattcaaCATCCACTACCAAACATGAATCATCATGTGCCCGAATACTTACCTATCCAACTGATGAATATTGAGAAAACAAACAGTCTTAATTATTCAGCAACTTCAGCGTCATCGGATAATTACTCATCCGACCTCACTGATGGTTGCTACAATTTCTCAATTAACCAAAGCAATAATCAAGATCATTCTCAAGTTAATCAAAGTACTAATCAATTTTGCTATGGAGAATCCACAATTAATCCCACAAGTTATAATTTTCACCCTGGATTTCAAGGATTCCAAGAAGTGGATCAACAAAACAATACACAATGGATGGAAAATCCATGGAATATTGAAGATGTGTGCTTCTTACAACAATTGAACAATGAGATGTGATACAAATATAGTATCCAAAAGTACCTCAAGAGGTTGGAGATTCATATAGAGTTATCATTAATCACCATAAAAGcatctacatttttttttttaaaattcttatgcAACACATTTGTAGCTTTTATGTACCAAATTTCCATCAATTACttagttttatgtttttttaataaatatatatatgtgtacatttattttagatttattttatccGATGAGTTTCTTAAtattgtttttcattttatgtgcTAGAAAATGTAGAACTTCTAATGCTAATtaaagaaactttttttttaatagtattGGATGGAGACGAGCTTACACGGAGTGAGAGGATTGTGTGTTAGAGTCAACGCCAATTGTGGATGGGgtctttgatttatttatatatttttttggacaaTTCTCACCTCCTGAGCTAGCTAGCTTTcgaagttatatatatataaataatcagAGTTAGTTAGACTCATCTCGACTCTTGTTTTATTCGATGTTGAATTCCATATTATATTGTTCATGTTTCAGATTTCCAACTCTCTGATTGTGTGAATGCAACGTTAAAGTCCCACATCAATTGTGGATGGGGTTTTTGGTCTATttctatttaatattaaataatcaTTATCTCATGAACTAACTTCTAGTTGAATTAGATTCAAAGTTCATTTCTTATATTTATCATAGTATTAGAGTCATATCAATCTCAACCATTGATTTACCCGATGTTGCACTTCAGTCTTACGTTGTTCATGCTCCAAATGTTTGGTTGTAATTGTGCAAATATCATGTTTAACTCCTACATCGATTGCGGTTGGAGTTTTTAGTCTCTCTTTATAATCTTAGACAACTATCttattttatgagaaaatttttaaaattgagttAAGTTTATGAAGTCCATTTCTTATTACACAATAGTACTAAAAATTCAATTACAATTGTAcacaaatccttttttttttttttgccttttcctttatatggagtaattaataatttaacatactTATGATGGAATTCTAAAAGGGGaacgtattttttttataatgagaGAGAGTGCATAATTGGCTCTACTATTTTTAACAGTAAAGCGTCTTTGTTGCttgttaatataaatattaataatcttAGACCAAAGTCATGGAATTGTTAAGAAAACAGTCTATGGGGTCTGAACCAAATTAAAAGACCTTAGACTTCATTCTAGATtaattaaagtgaaaaaaaaatatgtggcaTATTCTTAGTTACATggttttgtatataatttaaaccTAGTTGCTGcaaataatcatataataaaaaaatatctcgAGATGCATCTATATGaaatttccttaatttttctttggtgaaagcccataaataaattttattttcacttttgaTATTAGTGTGAAACTGACCGTTCtaagtttaacaaaaaaaaatggactTAAATACTTGTACATGGATAAAGGATCAAATCAATAATCTATGATATACAAGTTATAATAAATACTCcttccgtcccattttatgtggcaacatttgatcgagcacggagtttaagaaataaatgaagactttgaaatgtttactaAATTGCCCTttatctgtgtgccatttctaaagtggacaactaaaaagggacggagggagtatttaagattaagtgggaccaacaagaataaaagaggaattgtacctttataaACTTACCATATAAAGAAATGTggcattctttttgggactgaccaaaaaggaaatggtgccacataaaatgggacagagggagtagtaaataaaaaatgaacaaaggtCTTTGGAAAACTTTTATTTGAATCTTGTTTTGATCATTAAATAAAAGTGTGTGTGATACACAACATATATACCTTACGAATCTTAtaaaatacctttaattttaataaatattcttTATAAATCGATTAAAAAAGACGAACAAATTAAAACGCGAGGGATAGAGTATTATGTGGAATAGAATACTTGCGATGTGACAGAGAGCCATCACAAGTGGTCCAAAAGTTATAAGTGTGTTACTTAGCTTCCACGTGTCCCTTTGAATATTAGACTATTTAGTACTCCAAAGACTTGGAACAATCCAaacactaaggggtcgtttggtgtgagggatgaCATCATATAGTctcgggattaaattatagtaccgtttattttgttgtttagttggcaagttcgggataacttatcccgggattaataattagtaccgggataagttatccctctctttgggtggtatagtaatcccgggataacttatcccgggataaaataggtaaatgacaaaattgtctctttcaacccttttgttatatcactttttacattaatgaaggacatttttgtaaacaaataaattgttcttaaaatttattattttgaatacaacaaaccaaacactcaataaaaaataatcccagCACAACTTATCcaatcataactaatcccaatataacttatcccaacattacttatcccatcataactcattttcaaaccaaacgacccctaagaaaTTTTAAGTTGTGTAATTATGTTTAGAGTAtctcttttgattattttgatcGAAGAATCGATATCAGGGTTGATGATTTAAAAAGATGAGTATATAGATGAACTAGTTGTGTAGTTATGTTGATTATGCGAAttattctttctcttttctttttttaagtttttatttgGTGTCTGGTATATCCACATTGAagcttaattaaatttaaatttgcgtTGAAAACTCCTACATTAAAAGATGCTTCATAATAAAAATGACTATGTACttaagttatacaaattattctTAATAAGTGGTAAAACATCATGGCATGTTACAATTGAGAACGAGTGTATAATCAAGGTATATGACATATTTTCGATTTGCTTTGAATATCTTCTCTTTCGAGTAAAGGGACTATCTTACATCTTACACTCTTTGGACGAGCATTTGTGAGATAATACTAGATATGTTGATATATTTTAAGTGGTTAATTTATCTATGTAATGAACATACGAGATTATATGCAAAAGTTTTTTTTCGAAATATAACTTGAAAGTGTAGTAAAAACACTTTATCATGTGTTTAAGTGCTCAATCTAAACAAATCATAATTTATGTATCTAAACAAAAGTTTAATAGCAAATTTGAAGGGTTGTTGATATACTAAGTCTGTTTTAAAAGATTAACTTATTTACGTAATAATGTATACTCGAGAAAATGCACAAATCTTGactgaattaaaaaaaaactaattgtTAATCAACTTTACCTTTACTAACAAACTTGTGTTCTCTTTTCGTTAACTCATTTAACTATAGTAAATTTACATGATTTGATTTACGTAGTACTCGATGCAAATAAGTATTTACTCATATAGTCCCTCCTAAACAGTAGCAAGTTGTAGTAATCCACCCATCTAGCAAGACCACACAGCTGTAATGACTTTATTGgtcagttattttttttattaaaaattcaaaaatattttttgctgTAGACTTTTCTACAAATTGAACagttgtattttttaaaaaactttttttttaataattttttcattttcgtatcatgaataaatataaatttattttttgaatttgtatagATTTTGTTTCCGTATTCTATTTAAAATGAGGTTATCATAAAATCATTACGTGAAGGTATTTGTTAATTAAAAGAGAGGTTAATTcgttaaacattaattaattgttattaAAATTCTCTAATCCACAAATTTGTCATCATATTCGAATTTTGGAAACGTTTATAGCCACTACTATTCAACAGAAAATACTATTCCAACacgtaataaataaaaaggaaagaatagGTGATTGATTATCCTTGTACCCAacattttttatcaataaaaaaaaatttaaaactattttatgttatttgagcactaaaaaactattttctcgatttatttttacttgtttactATACTGAAAAatagatattcatttttatttggtcagcatgaa
The DNA window shown above is from Solanum stenotomum isolate F172 chromosome 6, ASM1918654v1, whole genome shotgun sequence and carries:
- the LOC125866649 gene encoding transcription factor MYB78-like is translated as MEYHGQKIEVDSGRGDCNENNQEIKEEDVVMDLRRGPWTVEEDFTLINFIAHHGEGRWNSLARCAGLKRTGKSCRLRWLNYLRPDVRRGNITLEEQLLILELHSRWGNRWSKIAQHLPGRTDNEIKNYWRTRVQKHAKQLKCDVNSKQFKDTMKYLWMPRLAERIQAAAAATSNPTAASSSGPTTTTYIQNQEIQHPLPNMNHHVPEYLPIQLMNIEKTNSLNYSATSASSDNYSSDLTDGCYNFSINQSNNQDHSQVNQSTNQFCYGESTINPTSYNFHPGFQGFQEVDQQNNTQWMENPWNIEDVCFLQQLNNEM